A stretch of Planctomycetota bacterium DNA encodes these proteins:
- the bshB1 gene encoding bacillithiol biosynthesis deacetylase BshB1, translating into MIDALVIAPHPDDAELGMAGTIALLRAQGHSVGVLDLTDGEPTPHGSVETRALETAAATRELGLDWRENLGLPNRRLRANLAARAALAGVIRRTRPRWLFAPHWVDAHPDHIAATRLVTAARFWAKLTKCDLPGEPWHPQRIYHYAAVHLKVHFRPAFVVDISSTWEVKRRCLSCYASQFPPDAPPPTVLDRVEAAARYFGALAGVSHGEAFTCREPICLRNLGGLF; encoded by the coding sequence ATGATCGACGCCCTCGTCATTGCCCCGCATCCGGACGATGCCGAACTGGGCATGGCGGGCACGATCGCCCTGCTCCGGGCCCAGGGACACTCCGTCGGCGTTCTCGACCTGACCGACGGCGAACCCACGCCCCATGGATCGGTGGAAACGCGGGCGCTGGAGACGGCAGCGGCGACACGGGAACTGGGACTCGACTGGCGGGAGAACCTCGGCCTCCCCAACCGCCGTCTCCGGGCGAACCTCGCCGCCCGCGCCGCCCTCGCCGGCGTCATCCGTCGCACCCGTCCGCGCTGGTTGTTCGCGCCGCACTGGGTCGATGCCCACCCCGATCACATCGCCGCCACTCGTCTGGTCACCGCGGCGCGGTTCTGGGCGAAGCTCACGAAATGCGACCTGCCGGGGGAACCGTGGCACCCCCAGCGGATCTACCACTACGCCGCCGTCCACCTCAAGGTCCACTTCCGACCCGCCTTCGTCGTCGACATCTCTTCGACGTGGGAGGTGAAGCGACGTTGCCTGTCCTGTTACGCCAGCCAGTTCCCCCCCGACGCCCCGCCTCCGACGGTCCTCGACCGCGTCGAGGCCGCCGCCCGGTACTTCGGCGCACTCGCGGGAGTCAGCCACGGCGAGGCGTTCACCTGCCGCGAACCGATCTGTCTGCGGAATCTCGGCGGTTTGTTCTGA
- a CDS encoding tyrosine recombinase — translation MAAREGGPFDARAERFLEHLASQRGASPLTLKSYREDLLQLGGFLASAGCADPAGATTTLLRRYAGGLAASGYAATTVARKLASMRSFYAFGQREGWVRANPARPVRSPRKARRLPRFLSGEEIARLLAAPNPRAAGGLRDRAILELMYSAGLRVREVVSLDEADLDLDDGSVRVRGKGRRERLGMVGRHARDALSAWLTSRSDGHSGRSRALFTNRAGGRLSVRGVARLLEKHLAAVGLAGRASPHTLRHSFATHLLDAGADIRSVQELLGHKSLATTQIYTHVTTSRLLEAFDKAHPRAR, via the coding sequence ATGGCGGCGCGGGAAGGCGGCCCGTTCGACGCGCGCGCCGAGCGGTTCCTGGAGCACCTCGCCTCCCAGCGCGGCGCGTCCCCGCTGACCCTCAAGAGCTATCGCGAGGACCTTCTCCAGCTCGGCGGGTTCCTCGCCTCGGCCGGCTGCGCGGACCCTGCCGGCGCGACCACGACCCTGCTGAGGCGCTACGCCGGAGGCCTCGCGGCCAGCGGCTACGCCGCGACGACCGTCGCCCGCAAACTCGCCAGCATGCGAAGCTTCTACGCCTTCGGCCAGCGCGAGGGCTGGGTGCGTGCCAACCCGGCGCGGCCCGTCCGTAGCCCCCGCAAGGCGCGCCGCCTGCCCCGATTCCTCTCCGGCGAGGAGATCGCCCGGCTCCTCGCCGCCCCGAATCCACGGGCCGCCGGCGGTCTCCGCGACCGGGCGATCCTCGAGCTGATGTACTCCGCCGGGCTGCGCGTCCGCGAGGTGGTCAGCCTCGACGAGGCCGATCTCGACCTCGACGACGGTTCGGTCCGGGTCCGGGGCAAAGGGCGACGCGAACGGTTGGGGATGGTCGGGCGCCACGCCCGCGACGCGCTGTCGGCATGGCTTACCTCACGAAGCGACGGTCACAGCGGGCGCAGCCGGGCGCTGTTCACCAACCGCGCCGGCGGCCGGTTGAGCGTGCGGGGCGTCGCCCGGCTCCTCGAAAAGCACCTTGCAGCGGTCGGGCTGGCCGGACGGGCCAGCCCCCACACGTTGCGGCACAGCTTCGCGACCCATCTGCTCGACGCCGGCGCCGACATCCGCAGCGTCCAGGAGCTCCTCGGGCACAAGAGCCTGGCGACGACGCAGATTTACACCCACGTCACCACCAGCCGGCTCCTCGAGGCCTTCGACAAGGCACATCCGCGGGCGCGGTGA